In Streptomyces sp. NBC_01426, one genomic interval encodes:
- a CDS encoding ArsR/SmtB family transcription factor, with translation MAATPAAEPPHPDAVRPPVAHPDADRPEVDRPEGDRLELVEVLAALGHPVRLEIVRRLASGAEAFCGEVVPDLPRSSVTHHLKTLYESGVITRRPAGRRLYLALRREDLELRFPGLLALVLG, from the coding sequence ATGGCCGCCACTCCCGCCGCTGAACCACCCCACCCCGACGCCGTCCGACCGCCCGTCGCCCACCCCGACGCCGACCGGCCGGAGGTCGACCGACCGGAAGGCGACCGGCTGGAACTCGTCGAGGTCCTCGCGGCGCTCGGTCACCCCGTCCGGCTGGAGATCGTGCGCAGGCTCGCCTCCGGCGCGGAGGCGTTCTGCGGCGAGGTGGTCCCCGACCTGCCGCGCTCCAGCGTCACGCACCACCTCAAGACGCTGTACGAGAGCGGAGTGATCACCCGCCGCCCCGCCGGACGCCGGCTCTACCTGGCCCTGCGGCGCGAGGACCTGGAGCTGCGCTTCCCCGGCCTGCTGGCGCTGGTACTGGGCTGA
- a CDS encoding ATP-binding protein has translation MPAAAAAPRIPHVQESPPGSEAPHRKLYRSADGRMLGGVARGLAGHLGLPVVWVRLAFLGLFLWGDGLGVLLYAAFWVFVPLGIGGRTGHRSYFETLADGSRRLRKPDRGQVTALIALCVGAGIFFSQLRVGGANGRYIWPTLLVGAGVVLVWRQADNARRAHWSAAAGRHGRLLQAARALAGVALVCVGLTVFIVVRGSAAQLGNVLTATLAVLVGVALLAGPWLIRMTQDLSEERLMRIRAQERAEVAAHVHDSVLHTLTLIQRNAEDVGEVRRLARAQERELRNWLYKPEGTGKDEAEEPTTLADAVKRTAAEVEDHHGVPIEVVVVGDCPLDEKLAAQIQAAREAMVNAAKYGGEGGPVQVYAEVEGRTVFVSVRDRGPGFDIDAVPDDRMGVRESIIGRMQRNGGTARLRSAPDGGTEVELEMERAANAA, from the coding sequence ATGCCCGCAGCAGCAGCCGCCCCCCGCATCCCGCACGTACAGGAGTCCCCGCCGGGCTCCGAGGCACCGCACCGCAAGCTCTACCGCAGCGCCGACGGCCGGATGCTCGGCGGGGTCGCGCGCGGGCTCGCCGGGCACCTCGGGCTGCCCGTCGTCTGGGTCCGCCTCGCGTTCCTCGGCCTGTTCCTGTGGGGGGACGGCCTCGGCGTGCTGCTGTACGCCGCGTTCTGGGTCTTCGTACCGCTCGGCATCGGCGGTCGCACCGGACACCGCTCCTACTTCGAGACCCTCGCCGACGGCAGCCGGCGCCTGCGCAAACCCGACAGGGGGCAGGTCACCGCGCTGATCGCGCTGTGCGTGGGCGCCGGCATCTTCTTCTCCCAGCTGCGGGTCGGCGGCGCCAACGGCCGCTACATCTGGCCCACGCTGCTCGTCGGCGCCGGCGTGGTGCTGGTCTGGCGGCAGGCCGACAACGCCCGCCGCGCCCACTGGAGCGCCGCCGCCGGCCGGCACGGCCGGCTGCTCCAGGCGGCCAGGGCGCTCGCCGGGGTGGCCCTGGTCTGCGTGGGCCTGACCGTGTTCATCGTCGTACGGGGCTCCGCCGCCCAACTGGGCAACGTCCTCACCGCCACCCTCGCCGTCCTCGTCGGCGTCGCCCTGCTCGCCGGCCCCTGGCTGATCCGGATGACCCAGGACCTCTCCGAGGAACGCCTGATGCGCATCCGCGCCCAGGAACGCGCCGAGGTCGCCGCCCACGTCCACGACTCGGTGCTGCACACCCTCACCCTGATCCAACGCAACGCCGAGGACGTCGGCGAGGTCCGCCGGCTCGCCCGCGCCCAGGAACGCGAACTGCGGAACTGGCTCTACAAGCCCGAGGGCACCGGCAAGGACGAGGCCGAGGAACCCACCACGCTCGCCGATGCCGTGAAGCGGACCGCCGCCGAGGTCGAGGACCACCACGGCGTCCCCATCGAGGTCGTCGTCGTCGGCGACTGCCCGCTCGACGAGAAGCTGGCCGCCCAGATCCAGGCCGCACGCGAGGCAATGGTCAACGCCGCCAAGTACGGTGGCGAGGGCGGACCGGTACAGGTGTACGCGGAGGTCGAGGGCCGCACCGTGTTCGTGTCCGTACGCGACCGCGGCCCCGGATTCGACATCGACGCGGTACCGGACGACCGGATGGGCGTACGAGAATCGATCATCGGCCGGATGCAGCGCAACGGCGGGACCGCGCGGCTGCGGTCCGCGCCCGACGGCGGCACGGAAGTCGAGCTGGAGATGGAGAGGGCGGCGAACGCAGCATGA
- a CDS encoding LuxR C-terminal-related transcriptional regulator translates to MTEDNANTGAPTGGAPDAGPGRVRVVLVDDHRMFRTGVQAEIGETARTGVEVVGEAADVDQAVTVITATRPEVVLLDVHLPGGGGVEVLRRCAPLMSAAENPVRFLALSVSDAAEDVIGVIRGGARGYVTKTITGTDLVNSIFRVQDGDAVFSPRLAGFVLDAFASTDAPPVDEDLDRLTQREREVLRLIARGYAYKEIAKQLFISVKTVESHVSAVLRKLQLSNRHELTRWATARRLV, encoded by the coding sequence ATGACCGAGGACAACGCGAACACCGGCGCGCCGACCGGGGGAGCCCCCGACGCCGGCCCGGGGAGGGTCCGGGTGGTGCTCGTCGACGACCACCGGATGTTCCGCACCGGCGTACAGGCCGAGATCGGCGAGACCGCGCGGACCGGCGTCGAGGTCGTCGGCGAGGCCGCGGACGTGGACCAGGCCGTCACCGTCATCACCGCCACCCGCCCCGAGGTGGTGCTCCTCGACGTGCACCTGCCCGGCGGCGGCGGGGTCGAGGTGCTGCGGCGCTGCGCCCCCCTGATGTCGGCCGCCGAGAACCCGGTGCGGTTCCTGGCCCTGTCGGTGTCGGACGCCGCCGAGGACGTCATCGGGGTCATCCGCGGCGGCGCGCGCGGCTACGTCACCAAGACCATCACCGGCACCGACCTGGTGAACTCGATCTTCCGGGTGCAGGACGGGGACGCGGTGTTCTCCCCCCGGCTCGCCGGTTTCGTGCTCGACGCCTTCGCCTCCACCGACGCGCCGCCCGTGGACGAGGACCTCGACCGACTCACCCAGCGCGAGCGCGAGGTGCTGCGCCTGATCGCCCGCGGGTACGCGTACAAGGAGATCGCCAAGCAGCTCTTCATCTCGGTCAAGACGGTCGAGTCGCACGTGTCGGCGGTGCTCAGGAAGCTCCAGCTCTCCAACCGGCACGAGCTGACCCGCTGGGCCACGGCCCGCCGCCTGGTGTGA
- a CDS encoding C40 family peptidase, whose translation MASHRKPRQRPLSGPAVRTAATTLALAGAATATTFEGVSQAEPRQTPAQVAADVDRLYEEAEAATERYNGAKEKADEAERELTGLRDEAARRTDRLNTARGALGSLAAGQYRSGSLGPAVQLAMAEDPQEYLERAAFLSRAGDRTAAEVASVRAQLDQVAKVREKASGRLADLRGRRDELAETKALVEGKLAGAKRLLARLTAEERAAYEARSAPTTAAAAASPAGVASPAGLRTAAPAPADGSRAARAIAFAHGAIGKPYVWGSTGPGSFDCSGLTQAAWRAAGVSLPRTTYTQINAGRRVARDQLAPGDLVFFYSGVTHVGLYIGNGQMIHAPRPGSTVRVAPVDSMPWAGASRPA comes from the coding sequence GTGGCAAGTCATCGAAAGCCCAGGCAGCGCCCGCTCTCCGGCCCCGCCGTACGAACGGCGGCCACCACCCTCGCCCTCGCGGGCGCTGCCACCGCCACCACCTTCGAAGGCGTCTCCCAGGCCGAGCCCCGCCAGACTCCCGCCCAGGTCGCGGCGGACGTGGACCGGCTCTACGAGGAGGCCGAGGCGGCGACGGAGCGGTACAACGGGGCGAAGGAGAAGGCCGACGAGGCCGAACGGGAGCTGACCGGCCTGCGTGACGAGGCCGCCCGCCGGACGGACCGGCTCAACACCGCGCGCGGCGCGCTGGGTTCCCTCGCCGCCGGCCAGTACCGCAGCGGGAGCCTGGGGCCCGCGGTCCAGCTGGCGATGGCCGAGGATCCGCAGGAGTACCTGGAGCGGGCCGCGTTCCTGAGCCGGGCCGGTGACCGCACCGCCGCCGAGGTGGCCTCCGTACGGGCGCAGTTGGACCAGGTCGCGAAGGTGCGCGAGAAGGCCTCCGGGCGGCTGGCGGACCTGCGCGGGCGGCGGGACGAGCTCGCCGAGACCAAGGCCCTCGTCGAGGGCAAGCTGGCCGGCGCCAAGCGGTTGCTGGCGAGGCTCACCGCGGAGGAGCGGGCGGCGTACGAGGCCCGCTCGGCGCCGACCACCGCCGCCGCGGCGGCATCGCCGGCGGGCGTGGCGTCCCCGGCCGGCCTGCGGACCGCCGCGCCGGCGCCGGCCGACGGTTCGCGCGCCGCGCGGGCCATCGCCTTCGCGCACGGGGCGATCGGCAAGCCGTACGTGTGGGGCTCCACCGGACCGGGTTCGTTCGACTGCTCGGGCCTGACGCAGGCCGCCTGGCGGGCCGCCGGGGTCTCGCTGCCCCGCACCACCTACACCCAGATCAACGCCGGGCGCCGGGTCGCCCGTGACCAACTGGCCCCGGGTGACCTGGTCTTCTTCTACTCCGGGGTGACCCACGTCGGCCTGTACATCGGGAACGGCCAGATGATCCACGCCCCGCGCCCCGGCTCGACGGTCCGGGTGGCCCCCGTGGACTCGATGCCCTGGGCGGGCGCCTCCCGACCCGCGTAG
- a CDS encoding ATP-dependent DNA helicase has product MSSLFDDSFLADLSPSDEVQPPPEDHAAPEAGADDLFGGRFDVPMSGDSHYRDGAPKPVIDPAALLDGLNTEQRAAVVHAGSPLLIVAGAGSGKTRVLTHRIGHLLAARGVHPGQILAITFTNKAAGEMKERVEGLVGPRANAMWVSTFHSACVRILRRESKRLGFTSSFSIYDAADSKRLMALVCRDLDLDPKKFPPKSFNAKISNLKNELIDEDAFAGQAADGFEKTLAQAYAMYQGRLREANALDFDDIIMTTVHLLQAFPEVAEHYRRRFRHVLVDEYQDTNHAQYTLVRELVGTGYPDLPPAELCVVGDADQSIYAFRGATIRNILQFEEDYADATTILLEQNYRSTQTILSAANAVIERNENRRAKNLWTEAGTGAVITGYVSDTEHDEAQFVADEIDRLTDAGDAKAGDVAIFYRTNAQSRVFEEIFIRVGLPYKVVGGVRFYERKEVRDVLAYLRVLANPEDNVPLRRILNVPKRGIGERAEAMIDALAMREKITFPQALRRVDEAFGMAARSTNAVKRFNVLMEELRTIVESGAGPAVVLEAVLERTGYLAELQASTDPQDETRIENLQELAAVALEFEQARAAGPQTPTADADADAGTEGEGEGEGGADADADAPAAGPGPGTLAEFLEQVALVADSDQIPDEDTDGSGVITLMTLHTAKGLEFPVVFLTGMEDGVFPHMRALGQTKELEEERRLAYVGITRARERLYLTRSSMRSAWGTPSYNPPSRFLEEIPTEYLQWKRTGATQKPAGPMRSSGYGSGSSGGSGSRSSFGTSPESFLSSSRTKSGPSGFATRRASDKPVITLVVGDRVTHDQFGLGTVMEVKGAGADAQATIDFGDDKPKRLLLRYAPVQKL; this is encoded by the coding sequence ATGAGCAGCCTCTTTGACGACAGTTTCCTGGCGGACCTCTCCCCCTCCGACGAGGTCCAGCCGCCGCCCGAGGATCACGCCGCCCCGGAAGCGGGCGCGGACGACCTCTTCGGCGGCCGGTTCGACGTACCCATGAGCGGGGACTCCCACTACCGCGACGGGGCGCCCAAACCCGTCATCGACCCGGCGGCGCTCCTGGACGGGCTCAACACCGAGCAGCGCGCCGCCGTGGTCCACGCGGGTTCCCCGCTGCTCATCGTGGCCGGCGCCGGCTCCGGCAAGACCCGGGTACTGACCCACCGCATCGGCCACCTGCTGGCCGCGCGCGGGGTCCACCCGGGGCAGATCCTGGCGATCACCTTCACCAACAAGGCCGCCGGCGAGATGAAGGAACGCGTCGAGGGCCTGGTGGGCCCGCGCGCGAACGCCATGTGGGTCTCGACGTTCCACAGCGCGTGCGTGCGCATCCTGCGCCGCGAGTCGAAGCGCCTCGGCTTCACCTCCTCGTTCTCGATCTACGACGCGGCCGACTCGAAGCGCCTGATGGCGCTCGTCTGCCGCGACCTGGACCTGGACCCGAAGAAGTTCCCGCCGAAGTCCTTCAACGCCAAGATCTCGAACCTCAAGAACGAGCTCATCGACGAGGACGCGTTCGCGGGCCAGGCGGCGGACGGTTTCGAGAAGACGCTGGCCCAGGCGTACGCGATGTACCAGGGACGGCTGCGCGAGGCCAACGCCCTCGACTTCGACGACATCATCATGACCACGGTGCACCTGCTCCAGGCGTTCCCGGAGGTCGCCGAGCACTACCGGCGCCGCTTCCGGCACGTCCTCGTCGACGAGTACCAGGACACCAACCACGCCCAGTACACCCTGGTGCGCGAGCTGGTCGGCACCGGCTACCCGGACCTGCCGCCCGCCGAACTGTGCGTGGTGGGCGACGCCGACCAGTCGATCTACGCCTTCCGCGGCGCGACCATCCGCAACATCCTCCAGTTCGAGGAGGACTACGCGGACGCGACGACGATCCTGCTGGAGCAGAACTACCGCTCCACGCAGACCATCCTGTCCGCCGCCAACGCCGTCATCGAGCGCAACGAGAACCGCCGGGCGAAGAACCTGTGGACCGAGGCCGGCACCGGCGCGGTCATCACCGGCTACGTCTCGGACACCGAGCACGACGAGGCGCAGTTCGTCGCCGACGAGATCGACCGGCTGACCGACGCCGGCGACGCCAAGGCGGGCGACGTCGCGATCTTCTACCGCACGAACGCGCAGTCCCGCGTCTTCGAGGAGATCTTCATCCGCGTCGGCCTGCCCTACAAGGTCGTCGGCGGTGTCCGCTTCTACGAGCGCAAGGAGGTCCGCGACGTCCTCGCGTACCTGCGCGTGCTGGCGAACCCGGAGGACAACGTCCCCCTGCGCCGCATCCTGAACGTACCCAAGCGGGGCATCGGCGAGCGGGCCGAGGCGATGATCGACGCCCTCGCGATGCGCGAGAAGATCACGTTCCCGCAGGCGCTGCGGCGCGTGGACGAGGCCTTCGGCATGGCCGCGCGCTCGACCAACGCCGTGAAGCGGTTCAACGTGCTGATGGAGGAACTGCGGACCATCGTGGAGTCGGGCGCGGGTCCGGCGGTGGTGCTGGAAGCGGTGCTGGAGCGGACGGGCTACCTCGCGGAGCTCCAGGCCTCGACCGACCCGCAGGACGAGACGCGGATCGAGAACCTCCAGGAACTCGCGGCGGTGGCGCTGGAGTTCGAGCAGGCGCGCGCGGCCGGCCCGCAGACCCCGACGGCCGACGCCGACGCCGACGCCGGTACCGAGGGCGAGGGCGAGGGCGAGGGCGGTGCCGACGCTGATGCCGACGCCCCCGCGGCCGGTCCGGGTCCCGGCACGCTGGCGGAGTTCCTGGAGCAGGTCGCGCTCGTCGCGGACTCCGACCAGATCCCCGACGAGGACACCGACGGCAGCGGTGTCATCACCCTGATGACCCTGCACACCGCCAAGGGCCTGGAGTTCCCGGTGGTCTTCCTGACCGGCATGGAGGACGGGGTCTTCCCGCACATGCGCGCGCTGGGACAGACCAAGGAACTGGAGGAGGAGCGACGCCTCGCGTACGTCGGCATCACGCGGGCGCGCGAGCGGCTCTACCTGACGCGTTCCTCGATGCGCAGCGCCTGGGGCACGCCCTCGTACAACCCGCCGTCACGCTTCCTGGAGGAGATCCCGACCGAGTACCTCCAGTGGAAGCGCACGGGCGCGACCCAGAAGCCGGCCGGACCGATGCGCAGTTCGGGCTACGGCTCGGGCTCCTCGGGCGGCTCCGGTTCCAGGAGCTCGTTCGGGACCTCGCCGGAGTCGTTCCTGTCCTCGTCGCGCACCAAGTCGGGCCCCTCGGGGTTCGCCACGCGGCGCGCCTCCGACAAGCCCGTCATCACGCTGGTGGTCGGGGACCGGGTCACGCACGACCAGTTCGGTCTGGGCACGGTCATGGAGGTCAAGGGCGCCGGCGCGGACGCCCAGGCCACCATCGACTTCGGGGACGACAAGCCGAAGCGGCTGCTGCTGCGGTACGCGCCGGTACAGAAGCTCTAG
- a CDS encoding PspC domain-containing protein: MTDVHEAPPADSGTPAPPEHPPLRRGRRDKVLAGVCAGLGRYFDLDPVVFRIVLAVLAVTGGVGLIFYGFAWLLLPQDGDEESEAKKLLTGRVEGATLAALFAALVGCALFLTMVDNGGLGVFSILVILALGGASYWSRRRAGAAPQAQAPPASRAVPPPETQAPPAPGSPSWWRDPLVKDGTTGPVGATGYLWGPADVDAPADRAPKPAAPVSRAVGRGGIGGRVFVLALLGGAVATASVWEGSTLSHALTVGLAAALAVFGLGLAVSSVKGRTGFGTVLLSLITAGLLAGASALPKDIGTDWRDVSWRPAAVADVRPSYEASTGLATLDLSRLDVPRGTTLSVRASIDAGRLKVVVPREVTARSDMTVRWGDLRLPGEPGGQVRVKRGGEHRSETLPPAAGTEAGGTIELRLEAGVGQVEVARAAS, encoded by the coding sequence ATGACCGACGTACACGAGGCCCCGCCGGCGGACTCCGGGACCCCCGCCCCTCCCGAACACCCTCCCCTGCGCCGCGGCAGGCGCGACAAGGTGCTCGCCGGCGTGTGCGCGGGACTCGGCCGGTACTTCGACCTGGACCCGGTGGTGTTCCGGATCGTGCTGGCCGTCCTCGCCGTCACCGGTGGCGTCGGCCTGATCTTCTACGGGTTCGCCTGGCTGCTGCTCCCCCAGGACGGCGACGAGGAGTCCGAGGCGAAGAAGCTGCTGACGGGCCGGGTGGAGGGGGCGACGCTCGCGGCGTTGTTCGCGGCGCTGGTGGGCTGCGCGCTGTTCCTGACGATGGTGGACAACGGCGGGCTCGGGGTGTTCTCGATCCTGGTGATCCTGGCGCTCGGCGGGGCCTCGTACTGGTCCCGGCGGCGGGCCGGCGCCGCGCCGCAGGCGCAGGCCCCACCGGCGTCCCGGGCGGTGCCGCCGCCGGAGACGCAGGCGCCGCCCGCGCCCGGCAGCCCCTCCTGGTGGCGGGACCCGCTGGTCAAGGACGGCACGACCGGTCCGGTGGGGGCCACCGGGTACCTGTGGGGTCCGGCGGACGTGGACGCCCCCGCGGACCGGGCGCCGAAGCCCGCCGCGCCGGTTTCCCGGGCGGTCGGGCGCGGTGGCATCGGCGGGCGGGTCTTCGTGCTGGCGCTGCTCGGCGGGGCCGTCGCCACCGCCTCGGTGTGGGAGGGCAGCACCCTCTCGCACGCCCTCACGGTCGGGCTGGCCGCCGCGCTGGCCGTCTTCGGGCTGGGGCTGGCCGTCAGTTCGGTCAAGGGCCGCACCGGCTTCGGCACCGTCCTGCTGTCGCTGATCACCGCCGGGCTCCTGGCGGGGGCGAGCGCCCTGCCGAAGGACATCGGCACGGACTGGCGGGACGTCTCGTGGCGGCCCGCCGCGGTGGCCGACGTACGGCCCTCGTACGAGGCGAGCACCGGGCTGGCGACCTTGGACCTGAGCCGGCTGGACGTGCCGAGGGGCACCACGCTGTCCGTCCGGGCCTCCATCGACGCGGGCCGACTGAAGGTGGTCGTGCCCCGCGAGGTCACCGCGCGGTCGGACATGACGGTCCGGTGGGGCGACCTGCGGCTGCCCGGCGAGCCGGGCGGGCAGGTGCGCGTGAAGAGGGGCGGCGAGCACCGGTCGGAGACCTTGCCCCCCGCCGCCGGCACCGAGGCCGGGGGAACGATCGAGCTGCGCCTCGAAGCGGGTGTGGGACAGGTGGAGGTGGCCCGTGCGGCGTCATGA
- a CDS encoding DoxX family membrane protein — protein sequence MTRTDVLSGAAPGLRERAARHALLPLRIFLGVTFVYAGLDKLTDSAFLSAAGDGSIGDLMRGVRDTSAIPALVDLALKAPVGFAVTLAVGELLVGLGLLAGLLTRIAALGGALIALSLWLTVSWAVTPYYYGNDLIYLMACTPLILAGAPYLSLDSVIRSRRSRRTA from the coding sequence GTGACCCGAACTGACGTCCTTTCCGGTGCCGCCCCCGGACTGCGGGAACGCGCCGCCCGGCACGCCCTCCTCCCCCTGCGGATCTTCCTCGGCGTGACCTTCGTGTACGCGGGTCTGGACAAGCTGACCGACTCGGCGTTCCTCTCCGCCGCGGGCGACGGCTCCATCGGCGACCTGATGCGCGGGGTCCGCGACACCTCCGCGATCCCCGCCCTGGTCGACCTGGCGCTCAAGGCGCCCGTCGGCTTCGCCGTCACCCTGGCCGTCGGGGAACTCCTGGTGGGCCTCGGGCTCCTGGCCGGACTGCTGACCCGGATCGCCGCCCTGGGCGGTGCGTTGATCGCGCTCAGCCTGTGGCTCACGGTCTCCTGGGCGGTCACCCCGTACTACTACGGCAACGACCTGATCTACCTGATGGCCTGCACCCCGCTGATCCTCGCGGGGGCGCCCTACCTGTCGCTGGACTCCGTGATCCGCTCGCGCCGGTCCCGACGCACCGCGTAG